In Littorina saxatilis isolate snail1 linkage group LG8, US_GU_Lsax_2.0, whole genome shotgun sequence, a single genomic region encodes these proteins:
- the LOC138972824 gene encoding hexokinase-4-like isoform X3, producing MLSEAISNRVAVKISSVSTDQAGMYMCNAKPSEGTRPLVCPLTVTGSNNDRNKEGKGGHQNMWAIVSVILLIVTLCLIGIIVFIWCKRRLVRKGGFDQYNVKFSPVDDLVDVTSVQPLLPTVKPEIKTALSDFELTTDKIKTFMGLMDEQLGVGLQENSQVETDVKMLPSFVRCLPDGTESGAFLVVEFGSESLMVMLVDVKDADMRSAKTQIPQDVRHGTSVQLFDFIADGVSKFITSKNIHLKRLPLALVFSFPCKQSSLTQAYLTEWTKGFNCSGVVGQDLGHLLSEALGRKAIGAAVQVVAILNNGVDKLLSVAQTDHNCRVGLVIGNGFNACYMDEHVKHMIINTEWGGLGNKGCLDFIRTEFDRALDTSSINKNKQTLEKMVSRVCMGELLRLVLEKLHKDGLLFNDASQDCALYRQNGLDGSHVPKIESDTDEHYVCTKFMLNELGLENYTEEDCRIVHYACTVISERAACLAAASLATLLNRMDRLAVTVAVEGPVYRFHPHFKERLSAKMEELVNPCLKFKLVSSHGRRGLGAALAGAMAQRVQKSGGNSLLDKLTRKKQDYNITH from the exons GTGGCCACCAGAACATGTGGGCAATCGTATCAGTGATTCTGCTGATCGTGACGCTGTGTCTCATTGGTATCATTGTCTTCATCTGGTGCAAAAGGCGTTTGGTGAG AAAAGGTGGATTTGATCAGTACAATGTCAAATTCAGCCCTGTAGACGACCTGGTAGATGTGACTTCCGTTCAGCCACTCTTGCCAACAGTGAAACCCGAG ATCAAGACTGCCCTGAGTGACTTCGAGCTGACCACTGATAAAATCAAAACGTTCATGGGACTTATGGACGAGCAGCTGGGCGTGGGTCTGCAGGAAAACTCTCAGGTGGAGACAGACGTGAAGATGCTCCCGTCCTTCGTGAGATGTCTTCCAGATGGGACAG AAAGTGGAGCCTTCCTGGTTGTGGAGTTTGGCAGTGAAAGCCTGATGGTCATGCTCGTGGACGTGAAGGACGCCGATATGCGGTCTGCAAAAACTCAAATACCGCAAGACGTCAGGCATGGCACCTCTGTTCAG tTGTTTGATTTCATCGCAGACGGCGTCAGCAAGTTCATAACCTCAAAAAACATCCATCTCAAGAGGCTGCCACTTGCATTGGTATTCTCATTTCCCTGCAAACAGTCGAGTCTGACCCAAGCTTACCTGACAGAATGGACCAAAGGCTTTAACTGCTCGGGGGTCGTCGGACAAGATCTCGGACACCTCCTTTCAGAGGCCTTGGGGAGAAAAGCTATT GGGGCCGCAGTTCAAGTCGTCGCCATCTTGAACAATGGCGTGGACAAGCTTCTGTCTGTCGCTCAAACAGACCACAACTGCAGAGTCGGACTGGTCATTGGCAACGGATTCAACGCCTGTTACATGGATGAGCACGTGAAACAC ATGATCATCAACACAGAGTGGGGAGGACTGGGCAATAAGGGATGTCTGGATTTCATCAGAACAGAGTTTGACAGAGCACTGGACACCAGCTccatcaacaaaaacaaacaaac CCTGGAGAAGATGGTAAGCAGAGTGTGTATGGGAGAGCTGCTGAGACTGGTGCTGGAGAAACTCCACAAGGACGGCTTGCTGTTCAACGATGCGTCTCAGGACTGTGCACTATACCGGCAGAATGGTCTGGATGGTAGCCATGTCCCAAAAATTGAAAG TGACACGGACGAACACTATGTCTGCACAAAGTTCATGCTGAATGAGTTGGGACTGGAGAACTACACAGAGGAAGACTGCAGGATTGTTCACTACGCATGTACAGTCATTTCTGAACGTGCAGCCTGCTTGGCTGCGGCAT CCCTGGCAACCCTGCTCAACCGCATGGACAGGCTGGCTGTGACGGTGGCGGTGGAGGGCCCTGTGTACCGCTTCCACCCCCACTTCAAGGAGCGACTGTCAGCCAAGATGGAAGAGCTCGTCAACCCGTGTCTAAAG TTCAAGCTCGTGTCGTCACATGGCCGACGTGGCCTGGGGGCTGCACTGGCAGGAGCCATGGCGCAGCGTGTGCAAAAGTCAGGTGGCAACTCTCTGCTGGACAAGCTCACTAGAAAAAAACAGGACTATAATATTACACACTAG
- the LOC138972824 gene encoding hexokinase-4-like isoform X1 translates to MAHTTAVSLCVVLMVVVGSNSKDTYVLITCDAGSFPEGEAASIACDFPAATNVSKVYMEHYTSAHPEPGSGTNIVACSQLDERQNRQCNVTRLGGYMLSEATSNRVTVNIHAVSNDQAGMYMCYAKPSEGTRHLVCPLTVTGSNNDRNKGGRGGHQNMWAIVSVILLIVTLCLIGIIVFIWCKRRLVRKGGFDQYNVKFSPVDDLVDVTSVQPLLPTVKPEIKTALSDFELTTDKIKTFMGLMDEQLGVGLQENSQVETDVKMLPSFVRCLPDGTESGAFLVVEFGSESLMVMLVDVKDADMRSAKTQIPQDVRHGTSVQLFDFIADGVSKFITSKNIHLKRLPLALVFSFPCKQSSLTQAYLTEWTKGFNCSGVVGQDLGHLLSEALGRKAIGAAVQVVAILNNGVDKLLSVAQTDHNCRVGLVIGNGFNACYMDEHVKHMIINTEWGGLGNKGCLDFIRTEFDRALDTSSINKNKQTLEKMVSRVCMGELLRLVLEKLHKDGLLFNDASQDCALYRQNGLDGSHVPKIESDTDEHYVCTKFMLNELGLENYTEEDCRIVHYACTVISERAACLAAASLATLLNRMDRLAVTVAVEGPVYRFHPHFKERLSAKMEELVNPCLKFKLVSSHGRRGLGAALAGAMAQRVQKSGGNSLLDKLTRKKQDYNITH, encoded by the exons ATGGCTCACACCACAGCTGTGTCGCTGTGTGTGgtgttgatggtggtggttgGTTCTAACTCCAAAGACACATACGTTCTTATCACTTGTGATGCTGGAAGTTTCCCTGAAGGTGAAGCAGCGTCAATAGCTTGTGATTTCCCTGCAGCCACGAATGTCAGTAAGGTCTATATGGAACACTATACATCCGCGCATCCTGAACCAG GATCAGGAACAAATATCGTGGCGTGTTCCCAACTTGACGAACGGCAGAATCGTCAATGTAACGTTACTAGACTTGGTGGTTACATGCTCAGCGAAGCCACCTCGAACCGTGTTACTGTGAATATCCACGCTGTTAGCAATGACCAGGCTGGGATGTACATGTGTTATGCCAAGCCTTCTGAAGGGACACGACATCTAGTGTGTCCACTGACCGTGACAG GTTCTAACAACGACAGAAACAAGGGAGGGAGAG GTGGCCACCAGAACATGTGGGCAATCGTATCAGTGATTCTGCTGATCGTGACGCTGTGTCTCATTGGTATCATTGTCTTCATCTGGTGCAAAAGGCGTTTGGTGAG AAAAGGTGGATTTGATCAGTACAATGTCAAATTCAGCCCTGTAGACGACCTGGTAGATGTGACTTCCGTTCAGCCACTCTTGCCAACAGTGAAACCCGAG ATCAAGACTGCCCTGAGTGACTTCGAGCTGACCACTGATAAAATCAAAACGTTCATGGGACTTATGGACGAGCAGCTGGGCGTGGGTCTGCAGGAAAACTCTCAGGTGGAGACAGACGTGAAGATGCTCCCGTCCTTCGTGAGATGTCTTCCAGATGGGACAG AAAGTGGAGCCTTCCTGGTTGTGGAGTTTGGCAGTGAAAGCCTGATGGTCATGCTCGTGGACGTGAAGGACGCCGATATGCGGTCTGCAAAAACTCAAATACCGCAAGACGTCAGGCATGGCACCTCTGTTCAG tTGTTTGATTTCATCGCAGACGGCGTCAGCAAGTTCATAACCTCAAAAAACATCCATCTCAAGAGGCTGCCACTTGCATTGGTATTCTCATTTCCCTGCAAACAGTCGAGTCTGACCCAAGCTTACCTGACAGAATGGACCAAAGGCTTTAACTGCTCGGGGGTCGTCGGACAAGATCTCGGACACCTCCTTTCAGAGGCCTTGGGGAGAAAAGCTATT GGGGCCGCAGTTCAAGTCGTCGCCATCTTGAACAATGGCGTGGACAAGCTTCTGTCTGTCGCTCAAACAGACCACAACTGCAGAGTCGGACTGGTCATTGGCAACGGATTCAACGCCTGTTACATGGATGAGCACGTGAAACAC ATGATCATCAACACAGAGTGGGGAGGACTGGGCAATAAGGGATGTCTGGATTTCATCAGAACAGAGTTTGACAGAGCACTGGACACCAGCTccatcaacaaaaacaaacaaac CCTGGAGAAGATGGTAAGCAGAGTGTGTATGGGAGAGCTGCTGAGACTGGTGCTGGAGAAACTCCACAAGGACGGCTTGCTGTTCAACGATGCGTCTCAGGACTGTGCACTATACCGGCAGAATGGTCTGGATGGTAGCCATGTCCCAAAAATTGAAAG TGACACGGACGAACACTATGTCTGCACAAAGTTCATGCTGAATGAGTTGGGACTGGAGAACTACACAGAGGAAGACTGCAGGATTGTTCACTACGCATGTACAGTCATTTCTGAACGTGCAGCCTGCTTGGCTGCGGCAT CCCTGGCAACCCTGCTCAACCGCATGGACAGGCTGGCTGTGACGGTGGCGGTGGAGGGCCCTGTGTACCGCTTCCACCCCCACTTCAAGGAGCGACTGTCAGCCAAGATGGAAGAGCTCGTCAACCCGTGTCTAAAG TTCAAGCTCGTGTCGTCACATGGCCGACGTGGCCTGGGGGCTGCACTGGCAGGAGCCATGGCGCAGCGTGTGCAAAAGTCAGGTGGCAACTCTCTGCTGGACAAGCTCACTAGAAAAAAACAGGACTATAATATTACACACTAG